One segment of bacterium DNA contains the following:
- a CDS encoding DUF1599 domain-containing protein: protein MKEILDKILNRIRDTILIKNERYGNSFQQTIEEYGPIALLIRLTDKLNRLKTAYKHRESMEDTLLDIAGYAILGLIEIENKKKEK, encoded by the coding sequence ATGAAGGAAATCTTGGACAAAATTTTAAATAGGATTAGAGATACAATCTTAATAAAAAACGAACGTTATGGAAATTCATTTCAGCAAACTATTGAAGAATATGGGCCAATAGCGCTTCTTATTCGTTTAACAGATAAGTTGAACAGGCTAAAAACTGCATATAAACATCGTGAAAGTATGGAAGATACATTATTGGACATCGCAGGTTATGCGATATTAGGCTTGATTGAAATAGAAAATAAGAAAAAAGAAAAATGA